The segment ATCATCAATCATTTCTATTGTGATGACATGCCTCTCCTGAGGCTAGCCTGCTCAGACACTCACTCCAAACAGCTATGGATCTTTGCCTGTGCTGGGATCATGTTCATTTCCTCTATTCTGATTGTCTTCATCTCCTACGTATTTATCATTTCTGCCATCCTGAGGATGCGCTCAGCTGAGGGCAGGCGCAAGGCTTTCTCCACATGTGGCTCTCACATGCTGGCAGTCACCATATTCTATGGGACCCTCATCTTCATGTACTTACAGCCAAGCTCGAACCATTCTCTAGACACAGACAAAATGGCCTCAGTTTTCTACACAGTGATCATTCCCATGTTGAACCCCTTGATCTACAGCTTCAGgaacaaggaggtgaaagatgcCCTGAAGAAAGTTATCATCAGTAGAAACCaggcttttaaaatgttcatgaaaTTAAGGAAGTGacttgaataaatataaataggcTTTTCTTCATGGTCTGGTTTTTCCTCTGAAAAAACTGTCAGAATGactatttttaatgtgatttctgTATATCTGTTCACtatataatgaaattttctaaatattttcacttAGAATGAGATTTCAGATGTAAAAATAACCGTAAGAATTTATACCCACTCTctcattttaaatggaatgtgtattaaaaataattaatttttgttcCATAGGAAATTACTGATTTTCCCAattctcaagtaaaaaaaaaaagtataaaaagccATTAATTTGGTATATAACTAGTTACAAGCAGAGCATGGACACAAGTTCTGACCCCACCTCTCCAAAATTCCCAGTTCAGTGTTCTCTGGCTACATTAACACTCTCCCATGTGAAAAGCAAAAAgtagtaatataaatattattttcctgatGTGCTAATTTCTTGAAGAAATATGACAATATAATACCATTCCCTATTGTAATTTAACAAACTGCCTTTATTAAAGAGAATAGTAGTACATCCTAACTTACTCTCTGACTGATTTAACACAACTTTCTACTGATCTGGAAGTCTGGCTGGGTCCCAAAAGACTCTTAAgtaaactgttttgttttgttttttttttaagcctatgAGATCtcatatatcttttccaattatctaaaatttaaaaaataataaggtaatTCAAGGATAACATCCCAAGGGCATCATCCATTCCaaataaattaactcaaaacaatGGAAACATTACAGAACATTTTGCCAGTAACAAGATTCGTATGAGTTATACTGGGCAAACCTTGGGTAAGTTGATCCTTATTAATCAAAATATAGCTTAAAGCACAGAGAACCCATTGGACAATGTAGCCTATGTGTGGGCTTTCACTAGTTTCTCAAGCAAGGACAATGATGGTCATTTTGGAGTCGTCTTAAACAACATGAAAAGGGGTAATAGTAAATGGTGGATGTTTGTAAATCATGTTCCCTCCTTCTATGAGCCTGAAGACCTGAGTTCTAGTCCCAGGTGTATTGATGAACTTGAGGGAGCAATTTATAAATAAGTTTTCCCATACACAACTGATATTTGTGATATAGATAAATGTACAGTTACATTTATAGATTATATAATATCTATATGTAGATATGtttcaaatgtttcaaataaatgcaaagctCATTTTACAATgtttcaaataaatgcaaagctcattttacaattttaatttatatggaaaatggTTTTGAGTTTGCAACTCATGCTtagtactaatttttttttcaatctaggAGGTCATGTAAATGCTTAATGACAGAAAAGACTGGGATGTTATTAATAGCCAGAGAGTGAAGATCATATTTAAACTTGCCTTTTAGGTCAAGATGTGCTTTTGATCTTACTATACATTTTGACGGATCGTAGGGACACACAGCTGGCTGCTCTGATTTATGattctcagcttccttccttaTCTTATCTTCCTTCCTTATCTTTTCTCTAAACACATTTACCTACTATTTGAACATTTCAGTGGCTCCCTGTCTTCTGACAAAACTCCTGCAGCAGGTTCTCATTCTGTATGCTATATACCCAAAGCTTATCATTAACATCCTTGAATTCACAGCCTCCTGTCTTGGCCACTGGTGCATTTGCTGTGCCATTAAAAATCATGGATCCCTTGGCGTCTAAAAGCCCGGATGTGAATGCTGGGTCTAACATTGGCCGAATGGAAAGAATATATTCGCTTACAAAttattcctcagtttcctcagcaaTGAGAAGATAAAAACAGTATCATCTGATGAATCTATCATTTTAGGATTTAAAAAGGcaatggattaaaataaaaacatttcagagtAAAAGACTTTTAAGTTGACAATTTctagattcctttctcttaattttaaaatgctgagcATTTAGGAAACCACACAAAGTAAGACTTAAGAACTTCAGATTAAATCTGAAGATTTGCCACACAAGTTTAATATAAGAGGAAAAACAGTTGTCACgattttcctttcatatttgatGATTTTGTAAATTGGTTTTGTCCTCTTTGagaattgtttttaatgtgttaACAAATTGGTCCACCTTTGCAACATAACACGATGAAATATTGCCCCCAAAATGTGGGGATTATGGAGTCATTTTTAGTGATAAATGATAATGGACACTTCAAACATCTGTATGGCACCAGGTGAGCACAAATTATAGGAATAACCAATATGAAAAATCAAGTTGTCAGTATTCTACAGTGCACAATGTAAAGGATGATTAcaatgagcagggaggaaggaaggaccaCAACACCATCTTGTAGATGTAACTAGTGTTAACATTGTGGCATACACAGTTTGTGTATTTTCCCTCTATGTATAAATGAATAGGCCATAATGGGATGTGCATATATAGAAATCATTTATCACGTATAACCTGTTTAGCATGCTGCTCATTTCCACCTGCTATACTGTGAACATTTTTCAGTATCAATAAATGTAGACTTATTTCAGCTTTTGAATGGCTACTTAATATTTTACTGAGATGTGCAATAAATGAATAACTATCAGAATACATTTACACAACTTTCGTTTTTTggtaagtaaaaatgaaaacattcatatACTTgcatacttttattatttccctaATTGCCTATCATTAAAATCATTGTACACACAGCAGGACTAATTTGAACAATTTTGATGCTTACTATTACATCACCTTCTAGAAATATGAAGACAAATTTCATCTTCTTTAGATGTGTAAGGCTATATTTGTTTTCCTACACTTTACCAGCCCTGGATATAACCATTCTTTTAATTTGATCAATCTAATGGACAACTTATTGTTTGCTGATCCTTTCATATTTTATAGAATgaactttttctctttgaaattaatCAGTATATTGAGAGggatatttataattatagatACAAATACATTGTGAAGAGAGACTCATCATTGATTTTAAGTGTTTCTCTAGCATAcggtatatattaaatatgtatgtgttttattaaatattttatatgattttgctTATAATACCAACCTACTTTTGTATAAAAGTTCCACCAGTGCCAGCTTGTAGAAGATATAATCTGTATTCATCCCAACTCCGTGTTCAGTGGCTTCAAGTTTGTAGCCTGAAATCAGTGAcagtgggaatatttacaccatagAAATCAGAAAACCAACAGATGCTACAAATCAGCACTTTTTTTTGAAAGCCAGTTGATAAACACTCGCTGTCCTGCCACAGATTCCCATTTGATTTTACATTCTGTAGTTTATAGTACAGTTTGCTATTTATAAGGATAAATAACCCTACATTAcactttattttaagaaatgtctaGACTGTTCTTCCAGGTTTATTTAGTAGATTTATTTAGGTTTACCTAGCATGAATTACATATCTGAATTAACTTATACAAATGTTCTTCTTTCCTAAATACCATTCCACTAAGACATACCGTGAAATTATGAGTTTATtcagcttaaacaacaggaacATATAAGGTCAAGAGTTtgctaagtaaatattaaattaaaccataggttttaaatgtgtttactgttttaaatggaatcttaaaaactatattttcacatttctttgttggttttatttggttttttgtttgtttttaaaaatattttatgtatttatttgagggagagagacagagatagtgacagaaataatgaaaaagagcaagggtagggaggagagggagaagcagactccctgctgagaagggagcccaatgtgggactcgatcccaggaccctgggatcatgacctgagccaaaggcagatgttcacttgactgagccacccaggagcccctattttcacatttctttgaagttacatttttattacaGCATCGTTTTCATTATATTGACTTGCAGCAGAAGACTTTTCCACAATCATAATATATCTAATATCTTTCTACTAAAGTTATTGATTTTGATACAATATCATGTACTTTATAAACAATATGTTTACCTCTTCCTTTATTGCATTGGCTAGCACACTAATAATGTTTAGTGAGAGTCACGATTGTTTTAATTCCCAGTTGAGTTGAAATGCTCAGTATTTAATCTTAATATATTACTGAAATGTGCTCCCATCTCTTTTATCACTGAAATAATTTCTTGCTATTGCTGTAATACTGGGTTTTCATTGTGTATATGCGATTCCACATTTTAATTCAAGGCATTCTGTCTTCTTCATCAATCCTCCAGGCCACTGGGTATGTTGGAATTTCTGCCTCAAGCAAAGCCCTTCAGATCAAAAGCAGGCAGTATTGAAACCTAAGAATGGTCCATAGGACCAGTGAGGATTATCTTTCCAATATGGTCATCATAAAATAAGTGTaagttgaattctttttttttttttaaagattttatttattcattcgacagacatagagacagccagcgagagagggaacacaagcagggggagtgggagaggaagaagcaggctcatagcagaggagcctgacgtggggctcgatcctgcaacgtcgggatcacgccctgagccgaaggcagagcttaaccgctgtgccacccaggcgccccataagttgAATTCTTAATCCAAGAAGTGGAAGATTATCCAGCATGGATATTCTCAAGATAAATATGAAATGCTTCTACACGTCTTCCATGGCCGAAGGCAATAATTCAGAAATAACTGAATTCATCCTCTTGGGACTTACACAAAGTCCAGAGCTTCAGGTCCTAATTTTTGGGATCTTTCTAATGATCTACTTAATTAGTGTCATAGGTAACCTTGGGTTGATTATGCTAATTCATATCAGTTCTCAGCTTCACACacctatgtattttttcctcagCAACCtagcttttgttgatttttgctatACCTCCTCTGTCACCCCTAACACCCTGGTGAACTTCCTCcaagaaattaagagaatatCCTTACCTGCTTGTGCCACCCAGTTGTGCTGCTTTATCATGTTTGTGGTTTGTGAAGTGTATGTGCTCTCAGTCATGGCGTATGATAGgtatgttgccatttgcaaccctTTACTCTATACCATTATCATGAACAGGAGGGTCTGTATTCAAATGGTGGTTGGTACATATGTGTATGGCTTTTCTGTTGGACTCCTACAGGCAGTCCTTACATTCCACTTACCTTTTTGTAATTCAAATATCATAAATCACTTCTACTGTGACGATGTTCCCCTGGTTGGTCTGGCCTGCCGTAAAACCCGTTACAAAGATATCAAAGAACTGGTATTGTTCACACTCGCTGGTTTCAATACCCTATTCTCCCTTCTTATTGTCCTCATCTCCTACATATTCATTCTATTCGCCGTTCTGAGGATTAATTCAGCTGAAGGCAGGCAAAAGGCATTCTCTACTTGTGCCTCCCACCTGACTTCCATCACTATATTTTATGGCACAATCATCTTCATGTATATGCAGCCAAAAACAGGCCATTCTCTGAATACTGACAAGATAGCTTCTGTTTTCTATATTGTGGTAATCCCCATGCTAAATCCTTTAATATACAGCCTGAGGAACCAGGAGGtcaaaaatgctttgaaaagtaTTATGGAAAAAGCATCCTCTACTGTAAAATAAATGACCTGTGATCTAACTGAAAGTCCTCAGAGTTGggatgcaaaaaaacaaaaaaacaaacaaacaaaaaaaaaagtcatcaagtTTTCTGCATTAGCATTCCATTAGTAACATGCTTTCAAATGTTGTAATATTAGACAAATTCATATCAAAACACAGGAtactttaattttctgattttattttctattgtcaTGAAAATTATAACTCCTGAAAATAttgaaagacatgaaaataaaataaattcgaTTGCAAAGCGTAGGTTAAATTTTGGTCCACAGATCATTTATAATCAATCTCTTTACCATAGCGGAGTTTTGGCTTGAACACTCCAATTCATGAGCTTGACATTGATAAAAACCATGTCTACTGCAGATCACTAAAGCAGCTTTAAGTTATTAACATTGTCTATAAAGGTGAGTCTGAAAAGAATTGTTGGTTCTGGTGACCTCACAGGGACAATGGCATCAACACTGGtagaacacccccccccaaaaaaaaaacctaaaagaacaaagttgaattctaccaaatgagACAAGTCCTTCGGAGCAGAATAAGGTCTATGGATTAAGTAATAATGCTGCACCAATATTAATTTGCAGATTTTTATAATAGTACTGTGGTCATTTAAGAATGCCCCTGCTTTTAGTAAATATACACTGATAAGTATATAAAAGTAAGGAAGCTTTATGTCTCCAACTGGTTATTAAACTgttcaggataaaaaaaatgtggtaaaatgttaacatttgggaaATCTCGGTGAAGGATGTACAGGAATTCTTTGTAAAATGTTAGCATCATTTCTGTAATTCTGaaactatgtcaaaataaaaaattaaaactaaaataagccCTTCAGcatttattattcaattttaacgtttggggtgcctgagtggctcagtgggttaagtgttgactcttgattttggctcaggtcatgatctgaggatccTTAGATTGACCccccatggggctctgtgctcagtggggagtctgcttgggattctctctccatctacttctgtccctccctcctctctaaaacaaaaataaataaataatgttaaaaatttcaatattttagtTGGTTGGTATCTTTTAacacatttctcattttggtgTCCCCAAATtctttgtaactttaaaaaactataactttggggacacatgggtggctcagttggttaagcaactgccttcagctcaggtcatgatcccagcgtgctgggatccagtcccacatcgggctcccactTTCCCTCtacttgctgctccccctgcttgtgctcgctctctctctctcactctaacaaataaaaaaaagaagaaaaaacttaaaaaactaaaaataaaaagctacaaTTTTGTATAAGTAATAGaagttttatttgttatttatttattattatataacttTAACAAATAATACTTATatctttcttaagaaaataaataaatgaaaccatccATTCATCTTCAATAGAACTTAGTTTAACAAAATGGACTTTTGCTATATAAGGACTTATTACTAAAATTGCATTTTTCACCTATTATAAACTAAAACAATATACCATACCTTTTATAGAAAACTttaaatcaggggcacctggttggctcagtcagttaggtgtctgccttcggctcgggtcgtgatcccagggttctgggattgagtcctgcatcaggctcctggctcagcagggagtctgcttctccctctccctctgcccctacccatgcttgtgctctctctcattcactctctctctccctctctcaaataaataaataaaatctttaaaaaaacaagaaaccttTAAATCACAATGTTATATAACAATTCTTAAAGTTACTGCATTTTGTTAATAACTTCATGATCAGCCATAAAAATATAGCCAAGTTATTGAAACATGTCAATGTCTCCTCATAAGGATTCAGCTCTTCATTGAGTGAGAATGAATCTGGCTCTTTCagattcattttaattatatcacATTTGGAAGTCTTATACTTTACAGgcatgacagaaagaaaaaaatgagccttTGTATCTGTCATATGCAGGCACCTGTCTGCAGATATCACATGCAGACGCACATGCGGGTGTACGCAGACACTTTTTTCCATGCCTGAAGTGAACCCTGACCCTGTGAGCAAATGCTTGAAATACAGTCAGATTTTTTCCTGGGGTATTATTGATATTAGCAACATATTGGCACCCAAATTTCCAGTGGTAAGGGGCAGCTATTCTAGAACTGAAGACGATTTCTAGGTGTGCTACGCGATGAGCATCAGAATATAATATTAAATcagaaagatattaaaaagaaaaaaaaattcaatatattattgaaaagaagaaaggatgcttcatataaaacaagaaaaggggATGATTAAAGATAAGTACATGTGGGGCCCATGGGAGACTTATTCTGTTAAgcaactactctttttttttttatgatttttttattatattatgttagtcaccatagagtacacccccggattccgatgtaaagttcgatgcttcattagttaaGCACCTACTCTtgatcttcagctcaggtcatgatctcagggttgtgagatcgagccctgcatggggttctgtgctgagcatggagcctgcttaagattctctgtctccctctccctaccctctctatctctcaaggaaaaaaaaaaaaaaaagaaagaaagaaaaaagaaaaggaaaggaaaggaaaaaaaaggaaaggaaaagatatgtacatgtattttgtaacatctgattaaaaaaaaaaaaaaaaagaaaatgcattgagAGGACAagtcaaaatgaacaaaagcagttCCCTACACGGAAAACAGGGAATGGAGTGGGGGCTGACAGGTATGGAAGGCAATTTAACTTTGAATATATTACACTATCCATTTTGGTTTTTAGAAGCATATCGAAgtttcaaggaattaaaaaacaaaagtcaaaggtgaaaaaaaaaaaagtagacctTCATTGCAGAAGCTTTCTGGTGCATCTAATTACATTCAAATAAAAGGCAAGTCTTTACATTGATCCAAAAAGTTCTGAATGGTGCGGCCATGTCAACTAGCAGACttcatctccttctcttcccttttctttgctcTGACCTCCTTGTCCCTAAGATAACAGCATATTTCCTCtacaggtttttgtttctgtgcttgtttgtttgtttaccaagTGGACAAAACATTTTGTAGACATTCTTTCAAGAAAGATGCATGAAAGGGCagtaggcacatgaaaagatgctcagcagcattagtcatcaggaaaatgcaaatcaaaaccaaaatgagattcTACTTCGTACGTCATTTGCTTTCTGTTCTGCATCGCTGGTGCTGAGGACACCATTGGTTTCCATCTAAAGCAAATTTAGAGTCGTTCATCCAGTTTTGTGCAGTGATTACAACAAGGTATCAAATGCCCTATGATTTGTATGCactcagttttctatttttttattatgatatgttagtcaccatacagtacatccttagtttttgatgcagtgttccatgattcattgtttgtgtataacactcagtgctccatgcactaCGTGCCCACCTTAATACTCACCACTGGGctaacccctcccccctcccccatcccctctaaaaccctcagtttatttcccagttttctagagatggaagaagaaaatggattttcttttaaattcgtCTTTGCTGTTGAATTGAAATGTGAGTCATAACAGTTTGAAACATTAATCTCAGAAGAAAGGTTTCGATGTTGCTCATTGGGAAACTGATTTTTgcccagtggttttcaaaaaCTGCTACTAACTACAAGGCCCGCAAACtgaatgtttatttgaaataaattcataattttaacatgaaaccagtgtaataaaaatgaaagcagatatAGCAAATAATCAAAGCAGAAATAGCAATTAATCAAATTGTTTTCCCAAAAGAGATAATTAAAATGTTCCTCTACCCTAGGTTCTTCCTTTAAGTAATAGCCCAGAAGGTGATCTTCCATTTCAAGGGAAATAATTTGGTCCCCAaacaataaatatcaaataaatgcctgttcttgtatatatataattatgttggTTTTCAATGCTTGTTAAAAATAGTGTAATACCCAAAAAAAGTTTCCTGAgggaccacacacacacacaatacatagTTGTCCCATAATACCTGggtaattttaaaagttactggCTTCTCGAAGATTCCTTTCAGGTACACTAGACCAGACTACTTAAGGGTTTGTGGTTGAACTGAATGACAGTGTATTGAATATTGGAAGATATCAaatcataggaaaaaatataCTCTATCTTGGTGAGAAAGCCTTTGGACTTATATATATCATTGAACAGATAGTTATTGACCATCTTCTTGGTATTAGATATTATAAAAGGTAGGTGATTAAATTGggtataaaatacaaatttattgcTTAGAAATAACAGTTTTAGGTTTAGAATGTGCTACAGACATGTTAACGGTTGTTTGCCATATGGTGTAGCAAGTGCTAGGATGAAGGAACCAATGGATGCAAAAATGTATATATGAGGATCACTTAATCTGCCCTGAAAAGTCAGGAAAGCCTGCAAGAGGAAATGGTGCAACAGAGCACGGGAAGTTTAGTGGAAGAGAAGTCAAACAAAGAGAATGATGGCAAAAGGAAAGTGTTCTAGGCAAAGATTAAAACGTGTATAAAATTACGGCTTACATTTGAATAGCTATGGTAGTTTGGAATACCTGTGACCGAAACACTATTTGAAGACTATGAAAAGAGATCAGCCTAATCTGAGACACAGGAACTAGATTTTTAAGAGTTATGTCAGCCATGTTAAAGACCTTAGAATTTTGTCTTGAGAGCTATGGGAAGACACTGAAGGATTATATCAGGAGAACTTGAAAATGAAGTCCATGTCTATAAAAGTTCATATAAGCTAAAATGTAAGGAACAGAAAGACATAGGAAAGATTGGAGGCAAGAATAAAAATTAGGGGTCagttgcaaacaaaacaaaatgaaacaaaacaaaaagtcactGTGTTTTGGATCAAGGAAACAATGGAAGTGAACGGATCTGAAAAGTATGTAAAGTATGAAATGGGTAGTGGAAACAAGTTGAATATTGGCACAGGGAACAGAAAAGCATAGTAAAAGATAATTAGTCTGATTTGGAAGACTGAATGGATAATGGCACTGTTCATTGAAGCTGTAAAATACATACTCCAGGTCTTGAGTATTAGGTCCAATGTACAGAGATAGCAAACTATTTTCTGTATGTGATACTCTTGCATATGTATAATCATCATATAAATGCTTATTGAGGACACAGGATTGGATAAAATCAGTGAACAAGAAGGTTaaaggggaaagggtgggggggctTTAGAGAACGTCTGAAGAACATGTTGTCTCAAGCAGAGATAATAGGAGCAGAGCCTCCAAGGTAGGAAAATCAAAATGGACAAATAGTAAACTCAGAGACTGCTATGTTCTGGAAACCAAAGTGTATTCA is part of the Ailuropoda melanoleuca isolate Jingjing chromosome 16, ASM200744v2, whole genome shotgun sequence genome and harbors:
- the LOC100470039 gene encoding olfactory receptor 5AL1, with amino-acid sequence MAEGNNSEITEFILLGLTQSPELQVLIFGIFLMIYLISVIGNLGLIMLIHISSQLHTPMYFFLSNLAFVDFCYTSSVTPNTLVNFLQEIKRISLPACATQLCCFIMFVVCEVYVLSVMAYDRYVAICNPLLYTIIMNRRVCIQMVVGTYVYGFSVGLLQAVLTFHLPFCNSNIINHFYCDDVPLVGLACRKTRYKDIKELVLFTLAGFNTLFSLLIVLISYIFILFAVLRINSAEGRQKAFSTCASHLTSITIFYGTIIFMYMQPKTGHSLNTDKIASVFYIVVIPMLNPLIYSLRNQEVKNALKSIMEKASSTVK